From Echinicola soli, a single genomic window includes:
- a CDS encoding capsule assembly Wzi family protein: MLILGNFSYGQSIPVGFPVFEEALRRKQLLGELDSTIGFNLRPIQPRFFNDQGIYNNYLFYEVENNLGEIHRNTANKYFAYLPLRNCLAYNSDRPYAWGNGSMIPNVGFQNMLTGGVAAKFHFINIQLMPEWVWAQNKSYLGYPNSYSDEVNASRYYFWNQNDTPERFGNHSYTKFTLGQSKITLNYGSFEIGASTENIWWGPGQFNALIFSNNAPGFPHLTLNTTRPARTFLGSFEGQLIMGKLKPSGYAPSQWESLNDEYFNPLSEDWRYLNGISISYQPKWVPGLFLGINRTFQQYSGDKGNSFGDWFPIFEMFTKSGLFEDGNSVDYDEQAQDQQVSVFGRYVFTKARAELYFEYGRRDHAYTDREFVLNPEHARAYLLGFNKLFKLPYKNQLIQLRAEMTQQQESVNRYIRYRGVKGGTSWHTHYQVRGFTHYGQTLGVGIGTGSNVQTVEVSLIDKLNKYGIVLERLANHQDFYYKGLGQQEERQPWVDLSLGLLFDYQWDRFLLSSRLQMINGLNYQWQLDPSSTEEFPVGKDKFSVFAQAHLIYLLK, from the coding sequence ATGTTAATTTTAGGCAATTTTTCTTACGGACAGTCTATTCCTGTTGGTTTTCCTGTGTTTGAAGAAGCTCTACGTAGAAAGCAATTGTTAGGTGAATTAGATTCTACTATCGGTTTTAATCTTCGTCCGATTCAGCCAAGATTTTTTAATGACCAAGGAATATATAATAATTACCTTTTTTATGAAGTAGAAAATAACCTTGGAGAAATCCATCGAAATACTGCTAATAAGTATTTTGCTTATTTGCCATTAAGAAACTGTCTGGCGTATAATTCAGACAGGCCTTATGCCTGGGGAAATGGTTCTATGATTCCCAATGTTGGCTTTCAGAATATGTTGACTGGAGGCGTTGCCGCAAAATTCCATTTTATCAATATTCAATTGATGCCTGAATGGGTATGGGCACAAAATAAATCCTATTTAGGATATCCAAATAGTTATTCTGATGAAGTAAATGCATCAAGGTATTATTTTTGGAATCAAAATGATACCCCAGAACGTTTTGGGAATCATTCTTATACCAAATTTACTTTAGGCCAATCCAAAATTACTTTAAACTACGGCTCCTTTGAAATAGGAGCGTCCACAGAAAATATCTGGTGGGGTCCTGGACAATTTAATGCACTTATTTTTTCTAATAATGCCCCGGGATTTCCCCATTTAACGTTAAACACAACTAGACCTGCCCGAACTTTTTTGGGGTCATTTGAAGGGCAATTAATTATGGGGAAACTGAAGCCTTCCGGGTATGCTCCAAGTCAGTGGGAAAGTTTAAACGATGAATATTTCAATCCTTTATCAGAAGATTGGAGATATCTAAATGGAATTTCTATTTCTTATCAGCCTAAATGGGTGCCTGGATTATTTTTGGGAATAAACCGCACTTTCCAGCAGTACAGTGGGGATAAAGGGAATTCTTTTGGAGATTGGTTTCCGATATTTGAAATGTTTACTAAGAGTGGACTGTTTGAGGACGGAAATTCTGTAGATTATGATGAACAAGCACAAGATCAGCAGGTTTCTGTTTTTGGTCGTTATGTGTTTACAAAAGCAAGAGCTGAATTATACTTTGAATATGGAAGAAGGGACCATGCATATACAGATCGTGAATTTGTACTCAATCCAGAACATGCCAGAGCTTATTTGTTAGGGTTTAATAAATTGTTTAAACTACCTTATAAAAATCAATTAATTCAGCTTAGGGCAGAAATGACCCAACAACAAGAGTCAGTTAATAGATATATAAGATACCGTGGGGTGAAAGGGGGAACTTCATGGCATACCCACTATCAGGTAAGAGGGTTTACCCATTACGGACAAACTTTAGGGGTTGGAATAGGAACCGGAAGCAATGTTCAGACGGTAGAAGTGTCTTTGATCGATAAGTTGAATAAATACGGTATTGTCCTAGAGCGCTTGGCAAACCATCAGGACTTTTACTATAAAGGACTGGGCCAGCAAGAAGAAAGACAGCCCTGGGTAGACCTTTCTTTAGGACTCCTATTTGATTACCAGTGGGATCGTTTTTTACTAAGTTCGCGCCTTCAAATGATCAATGGATTGAACTATCAGTGGCAGCTGGATCCGTCCAGTACTGAGGAATTTCCAGTAGGTAAGGATAAATTCAGTGTGTTTGCACAGGCGCATTTGATTTATTTATTAAAATAG
- a CDS encoding glycosyltransferase family 4 protein: MRDKKTIWIINQDATTPETGYAGRSYYLSEELSKLGHKVYLIAGGFSHLHFNSPEVKKAFDVRKVSTFNFVWLKLPSYANAHSKKRILNWFLFAFKISRLIKQLSHKPDVVIYSSPPLIGFLGALYIKIRSKAKLVFEIRDIWPLTLKEIGGFESYNPLILLMSLIEKLAYRKSDFVISNLSNAYKYLKRFNIDKKKFLWIPNGISLNELSKCTPLDDCVNNLIPKDKFVIGYSGTLGAANAMEFFIEASKRLRNNKRIFFVIVGTGKEKENLKSLVMGNENVIFLDPIPKEQIYSLLQRFDVCYIGWRNHKLYDYGIGANKLPEYLCSKKPIIHSYSGKKDIVKLAKAGISLPSESVEELVKAFDSVSKYQQDYLDELGRNGYEYAMQNLTYKSLAPKLINSIYSNL; the protein is encoded by the coding sequence ATGAGAGATAAAAAAACTATTTGGATTATTAATCAGGATGCCACTACCCCTGAAACGGGTTATGCAGGAAGAAGTTATTATTTGTCTGAAGAATTGTCTAAACTTGGCCATAAAGTTTATTTAATTGCTGGGGGGTTTTCTCATCTTCATTTTAACTCACCTGAAGTTAAGAAAGCATTTGATGTAAGAAAGGTATCAACATTCAATTTTGTTTGGTTGAAATTACCTTCTTATGCTAATGCTCATAGTAAAAAAAGAATTTTGAATTGGTTCTTATTTGCATTCAAAATAAGTAGATTAATTAAACAGTTATCTCACAAGCCAGATGTAGTTATTTATTCTTCTCCTCCTTTAATAGGATTTTTGGGAGCATTATACATAAAAATAAGATCAAAGGCGAAATTAGTTTTTGAAATAAGGGATATATGGCCACTCACTCTAAAAGAAATAGGCGGCTTTGAATCATATAATCCCCTGATTTTACTAATGTCTCTGATAGAAAAATTAGCTTACAGAAAATCAGATTTTGTAATATCGAACTTATCCAATGCTTATAAATATTTGAAAAGGTTTAATATTGATAAAAAAAAGTTTTTGTGGATTCCCAATGGCATTTCATTAAATGAATTGAGTAAATGTACTCCGTTAGATGATTGTGTGAATAACCTCATACCAAAAGATAAGTTTGTAATTGGATATTCTGGTACATTAGGAGCTGCAAATGCAATGGAGTTTTTTATTGAAGCAAGTAAGAGATTGAGGAATAATAAACGAATTTTTTTTGTGATCGTAGGGACAGGAAAAGAAAAGGAGAATCTAAAATCTTTAGTAATGGGAAATGAAAATGTTATTTTTCTTGATCCAATCCCCAAAGAACAAATTTATTCATTGCTTCAGCGGTTTGATGTTTGCTATATAGGTTGGAGAAATCATAAATTATATGATTATGGTATAGGAGCAAATAAATTACCAGAGTACCTTTGTTCTAAAAAACCAATAATTCATTCGTATTCAGGTAAAAAGGATATTGTTAAGCTTGCCAAAGCTGGAATTTCACTTCCTTCAGAATCAGTTGAAGAACTGGTTAAGGCTTTTGATTCTGTATCTAAATATCAACAAGATTATTTGGATGAATTAGGAAGAAATGGTTATGAATATGCAATGCAAAATTTAACCTATAAAAGCCTGGCTCCTAAACTTATTAATTCGATTTATAGTAATCTCTAG
- a CDS encoding glycosyltransferase family 4 protein — MNVLFSFIAAFCMGLAIFPFVIKWIKGSNLMDLPGGRKIHKEAIPSMGGLGILTAFSLSIVFGLSQIPSNRYQYLLISLGILFLIGFLDDWKGLSAFHKLIGQLVAFGLVVVLGEVRLVSFYGFLGVGELPLWISYSLSVFLFVGLTNAYNLVDGLDGLAGTLGLISCSFLGTWFLFTNHVIEGTICFIMTGSLLSFLVYNWHPARIFMGDTGSLPVGFFIAAFLLLFVQFNGKLPDYSPYKFHAPITTGLMLMVVCCYDTLRVIVRRLKRGKSPFSPDKSHVHHFLMRMGYRHDQVTLLLGGIKCVLIILALFLRGGQDILLLPGFTLLIVALGSMLNAITLKKVRIKVRNSPRVLAKSPFTVQKIHKEYKEEVRDDPSFEV; from the coding sequence ATGAATGTACTTTTTTCCTTTATAGCGGCTTTTTGTATGGGACTGGCCATTTTCCCTTTTGTGATAAAGTGGATCAAGGGAAGCAATTTAATGGATTTGCCTGGAGGAAGAAAAATCCACAAAGAGGCTATCCCATCTATGGGAGGTTTAGGTATATTGACAGCATTTTCTTTAAGCATCGTATTTGGCCTTTCCCAAATCCCTTCGAACAGGTATCAGTATTTATTGATTAGCTTAGGGATATTGTTTTTGATAGGTTTTTTAGATGATTGGAAGGGATTGTCAGCATTCCATAAGTTGATCGGACAGTTAGTTGCATTTGGATTGGTTGTAGTGTTAGGAGAAGTGAGGCTGGTTAGTTTTTATGGGTTTTTAGGCGTAGGGGAACTCCCTCTTTGGATTAGTTATAGTTTGTCAGTTTTCCTTTTTGTGGGCCTCACCAATGCCTATAATTTGGTTGATGGATTGGATGGACTTGCGGGGACTCTGGGATTAATTTCATGTAGTTTTTTAGGTACATGGTTTTTGTTTACCAACCATGTTATAGAAGGGACAATATGCTTTATTATGACAGGAAGTCTGTTGTCCTTTTTGGTATATAATTGGCACCCAGCCAGGATCTTTATGGGAGACACTGGATCGCTACCTGTTGGTTTTTTTATTGCTGCTTTTTTACTACTTTTTGTTCAGTTTAACGGAAAGCTACCAGATTATTCACCTTATAAGTTTCACGCACCTATCACAACAGGGCTTATGCTGATGGTTGTTTGTTGTTATGATACCTTGCGGGTAATTGTGAGGAGGTTAAAAAGGGGGAAATCTCCTTTTTCTCCTGATAAATCCCATGTCCATCACTTCCTGATGAGAATGGGATATCGACATGATCAGGTAACTCTTTTATTGGGCGGAATTAAATGCGTACTTATCATTTTAGCGTTGTTCCTAAGGGGTGGACAAGATATTCTTTTATTGCCAGGATTTACTTTACTTATTGTGGCATTGGGTAGTATGCTTAATGCCATTACACTAAAAAAGGTAAGGATAAAAGTAAGAAACTCTCCACGTGTGCTTGCTAAGTCACCTTTTACTGTGCAAAAGATCCATAAAGAATATAAAGAAGAAGTCAGAGATGACCCATCTTTTGAGGTATAG
- a CDS encoding glycosyltransferase, translated as MKIIFHLPFEPDKSRHSASQIRPFKMIEAFESNGFEVVVILGTSSTRKKQITEIKQRIIDGEKFDFVYSESSTMPTMLTDSHHLPTYPFLDFSFFAFLKRNQIPIGLFYRDIHWKFEHYKINSFKKVVTNIFYKIDLIFYRFLLDVLFLPSTEMGGYIPELKSLTKISLPPGCDISPIRNIKRSDKKKSVNILYVGGIGDLYNLQMLLTTLCNLKNKRIQFTLCTRETDYDKFKDLYQKYFVYENIHLVHANGQELTKLYEENDICCLFVKPTEYWNFAMPVKLFEYISYKKPILAVKGTAVGNYVEEKGIGWVLDYKPDQLELFFYHILSNNFRDIFHQNVQRTARGNTWKSRAASVANSLINS; from the coding sequence ATGAAAATAATTTTCCATTTACCGTTTGAGCCAGATAAGTCCCGGCATTCAGCAAGTCAAATAAGACCATTCAAAATGATTGAAGCTTTTGAATCAAATGGCTTTGAGGTAGTTGTAATTCTGGGAACTTCTAGTACTCGAAAAAAACAAATTACAGAGATTAAGCAAAGAATTATAGATGGAGAGAAGTTTGATTTCGTGTATTCAGAAAGCTCCACAATGCCTACAATGCTTACAGATTCGCATCACTTACCTACTTATCCTTTTTTAGATTTCTCTTTTTTTGCATTTTTAAAAAGGAACCAGATACCTATAGGACTGTTTTACAGGGATATTCATTGGAAATTTGAACATTATAAAATCAACAGTTTTAAGAAGGTTGTAACAAACATATTTTACAAAATTGATTTGATATTCTATAGGTTTCTTCTCGACGTATTGTTTTTGCCATCCACAGAAATGGGGGGGTACATTCCTGAATTAAAATCTCTAACTAAGATATCACTTCCCCCAGGTTGTGATATTTCCCCTATAAGAAATATTAAAAGATCTGATAAGAAAAAATCTGTTAATATTCTTTATGTAGGTGGGATTGGCGATTTATATAATTTACAAATGCTTTTAACGACCCTTTGTAATTTAAAAAATAAAAGGATTCAATTTACACTTTGTACTCGGGAGACAGATTATGATAAATTTAAAGATTTATATCAAAAGTATTTTGTATATGAAAACATTCATTTGGTTCATGCCAATGGACAAGAGCTCACTAAATTGTACGAAGAAAATGATATATGTTGTTTGTTTGTGAAGCCAACTGAATATTGGAATTTTGCTATGCCCGTTAAGTTATTTGAATATATTTCATATAAAAAACCTATTTTGGCCGTTAAAGGTACTGCAGTCGGAAATTATGTAGAGGAGAAAGGTATTGGCTGGGTATTGGATTACAAGCCTGACCAATTGGAGCTGTTTTTTTACCATATATTAAGTAATAATTTTAGGGATATTTTTCACCAAAATGTACAAAGGACAGCCAGAGGAAACACTTGGAAAAGCAGAGCTGCTTCCGTTGCTAACTCATTAATTAATTCGTAA
- a CDS encoding glycosyltransferase: MRILLLSDANSIHTVRWVKGLSLLGLSIGLWSINKPNSGLYDGLENVKIYYSDLNQSRFGIIAKLKYLTLFFSLKKAIKDFEPDLIHAHYASSFGLLGALSGFKPFLLSVWGSDVFEFPNFNFLFKKVLKYNFKKADFLMSTSHAMADEASKYTKKKFAITPFGIDLDFFKPNGLVKQSSFTIGTIKTLEEKYGIDQLIDAFYIFRNKYPKESLKLMIVGEGSRKSFLERKVKKLGIGEFCEFKGKIEYSMVPFFHQQLDICICLSNSESFGVSAIEASSVETPLVVSNVGGLPEVVEQGVTGIVVPAKDPQSAADAIEKLYLDKALRENMGREGRKRVEKLYDWNKNLADMVNIYRTVLRQNER; this comes from the coding sequence ATGAGAATATTGTTATTAAGCGATGCCAACTCTATTCATACAGTAAGATGGGTAAAGGGATTAAGTTTATTAGGGTTAAGCATAGGACTCTGGTCCATTAATAAACCAAATTCAGGTTTATATGATGGTTTAGAAAATGTTAAGATTTATTATTCAGACTTAAATCAAAGTAGGTTTGGGATAATTGCTAAGTTGAAATATCTAACTTTATTTTTTTCTTTAAAAAAGGCAATTAAAGATTTTGAACCTGATTTAATTCATGCTCATTATGCTTCAAGTTTTGGATTGTTAGGTGCTTTGTCTGGTTTTAAACCTTTTTTATTATCAGTTTGGGGAAGCGATGTATTTGAATTTCCCAACTTTAATTTTTTATTTAAAAAGGTTCTTAAATATAATTTCAAAAAAGCTGATTTTTTGATGTCTACCAGCCATGCCATGGCTGATGAGGCATCGAAATATACTAAGAAAAAATTTGCAATTACACCATTTGGGATAGACCTTGATTTTTTTAAACCTAATGGCCTTGTTAAACAATCTTCATTCACCATTGGGACGATAAAAACCTTAGAGGAAAAATATGGAATAGATCAATTGATTGATGCTTTTTATATTTTTAGGAATAAATATCCTAAAGAATCTCTTAAGTTAATGATTGTTGGGGAAGGATCTCGTAAATCTTTTTTGGAGAGAAAAGTAAAAAAATTAGGTATAGGAGAATTTTGTGAATTCAAGGGAAAGATAGAATATTCAATGGTGCCTTTTTTTCATCAACAATTGGACATTTGCATTTGTTTATCAAATAGTGAAAGCTTTGGGGTTTCTGCTATAGAAGCATCATCGGTTGAGACACCTTTAGTTGTTAGTAATGTAGGGGGATTACCCGAGGTTGTAGAACAAGGTGTTACGGGTATTGTGGTTCCAGCAAAGGATCCTCAGAGTGCTGCTGATGCCATTGAAAAGTTGTATTTGGACAAAGCTTTAAGAGAGAATATGGGAAGAGAAGGTAGAAAGAGAGTTGAAAAACTATATGATTGGAATAAAAATTTAGCTGATATGGTGAATATATACAGAACTGTCTTAAGGCAAAATGAGAGATAA
- a CDS encoding relaxase/mobilization nuclease domain-containing protein: MMAIINVGRNINDILYYHFKKINHGIAQLITIHGFGSIGKNMGQKKLNQHFRSFTFRNKRVKVNAIHIFLHFSQKDQLEKSQLRYIAQQYMKRIGYGKQPYLVFNHIDSYCPHLHILSTTITKEGKRLQTHHLGKTLSEKARNELIGELGLHYSPSANGQLPNSPYLEKLEYGKMETIGAIEGIIKGVLRQYTFGSIAEFSAILREFNVGLVQGKKGGVMWRYRGLAYCPLDDRGKHKGGPIKASILSPCPIYKNLLKYIKKNGPGLPGKVAKAQGRFLGIQNEIGKNELEDLDRILHKNGFAINAQMDRESERKRAIGIDHLNRTTFPFSKKLLWSLPRTVVAKLEERYSLVQRGAGERKNKNLISGMVVSTYREGELEKVPVWKLEETPMLLDIFERANRLWAIQPKGSLPLQRAKKAKLSPNRS, encoded by the coding sequence ATGATGGCAATAATAAATGTGGGCAGGAACATAAATGACATCCTGTATTACCATTTTAAGAAAATTAATCATGGAATTGCCCAATTAATCACTATCCACGGCTTTGGGAGCATTGGAAAGAACATGGGCCAAAAGAAGTTGAACCAGCATTTTAGGTCTTTTACCTTTAGGAATAAAAGGGTAAAGGTTAATGCCATCCATATCTTCCTGCATTTTTCCCAAAAAGATCAATTGGAAAAGAGTCAACTGCGCTACATCGCACAGCAATACATGAAGCGTATTGGTTACGGTAAACAACCTTATTTGGTGTTCAACCATATAGATAGTTATTGTCCCCATTTACATATCCTCAGTACTACCATTACCAAAGAGGGGAAACGCTTGCAAACCCATCATTTGGGAAAGACCTTGTCTGAAAAAGCCCGTAATGAGCTGATAGGAGAGCTGGGACTGCATTATTCTCCTTCGGCAAATGGGCAGCTTCCGAATTCACCTTACCTGGAAAAATTGGAATACGGTAAAATGGAAACCATAGGGGCTATAGAAGGGATCATCAAGGGAGTATTGCGCCAGTATACATTTGGCTCCATAGCGGAATTTTCAGCCATTTTGCGCGAATTTAACGTGGGGTTGGTCCAGGGCAAAAAGGGAGGGGTGATGTGGCGATACCGTGGGCTTGCCTACTGTCCATTGGATGACCGCGGCAAACATAAAGGGGGCCCTATTAAGGCAAGTATCCTTTCCCCATGTCCCATATATAAAAACCTGCTAAAGTACATTAAGAAAAATGGTCCTGGTTTACCCGGGAAGGTGGCTAAGGCTCAAGGCCGTTTTTTGGGGATCCAGAATGAAATTGGAAAAAATGAGCTCGAAGATCTCGATAGGATACTCCATAAAAACGGATTTGCGATCAACGCCCAAATGGACAGGGAATCGGAAAGAAAAAGGGCAATAGGCATTGACCACCTTAACAGGACAACCTTTCCTTTTTCGAAGAAATTATTATGGTCTCTTCCTAGAACTGTGGTCGCAAAATTGGAAGAGAGATACTCCTTGGTACAAAGAGGGGCGGGTGAAAGGAAAAACAAGAACTTGATTTCTGGGATGGTGGTCTCTACCTACAGGGAGGGTGAACTTGAAAAGGTACCGGTCTGGAAGCTGGAAGAAACGCCAATGCTCCTTGATATTTTTGAAAGGGCGAATAGGTTATGGGCGATCCAACCGAAGGGTTCTTTGCCACTCCAAAGGGCAAAAAAAGCTAAGTTGTCACCAAATCGATCATAA
- a CDS encoding ISL3 family transposase, whose protein sequence is MNSTQIFEMALGLEKPWYVKEIKMDQAEGAGHGQIDIYLDFEKGHRFAGGKVYDTMERMWQHLNFFQHTCFLHARVPRVENSTGKVETVQVPWARPGSGFTLLFEAFGMLLIESEMPVNKASGVLDIYPQRLWNIFSYWIKKAYNSDEQSGVKVLGIDETSSKKGHRYVTVAVDMEERRVVHAVPGKGADTIGCIQQHLEARGCEKEQIEQTCIDMSPSFISGILEHFPKASITFDRFHVVKIINEAMDKVRKQERHEFGMLKGYKYNFLKNDKNLSQSGKEAKYNILTLFPTIANAYRLKEMFNEFWSFKSMEEAGGYLTYWCDLVEESGIQPFKKAAKTLLVHWTGIVNYAETKLNNGILEGINSKIQLAKKRARGYRNIDNFINMIYFIAGKLKFDYPQYSI, encoded by the coding sequence ATGAATAGTACACAGATTTTTGAGATGGCATTAGGGCTTGAGAAGCCTTGGTACGTAAAGGAGATTAAAATGGACCAAGCCGAAGGTGCTGGGCATGGCCAGATAGATATTTACCTTGATTTTGAAAAGGGCCATAGGTTTGCGGGTGGCAAGGTGTATGATACGATGGAGCGTATGTGGCAGCACCTCAACTTCTTCCAACACACCTGCTTTCTCCATGCCCGGGTTCCGCGGGTTGAAAATTCTACAGGAAAGGTGGAGACCGTACAGGTTCCCTGGGCACGTCCTGGGAGCGGTTTTACCCTTTTGTTCGAGGCATTTGGGATGTTGCTTATAGAGTCTGAGATGCCGGTCAACAAAGCTTCCGGTGTGCTGGATATTTATCCCCAGCGTCTTTGGAACATATTTTCCTACTGGATCAAAAAAGCCTACAATTCGGACGAGCAATCAGGGGTAAAGGTGCTTGGCATTGACGAGACCTCTTCAAAGAAGGGCCACCGTTATGTGACCGTAGCGGTCGATATGGAGGAAAGACGGGTTGTCCATGCGGTTCCCGGAAAAGGTGCCGACACCATTGGTTGCATCCAGCAGCACCTTGAAGCCAGGGGCTGTGAGAAGGAGCAGATAGAACAGACCTGTATCGATATGTCGCCCTCCTTCATTTCCGGGATATTGGAACACTTTCCCAAAGCCTCCATCACCTTTGACAGGTTCCATGTGGTCAAGATCATCAATGAGGCCATGGACAAGGTCAGGAAGCAGGAAAGGCATGAGTTTGGCATGCTGAAAGGCTACAAATACAACTTCCTCAAAAACGACAAAAACCTCAGCCAGAGCGGAAAAGAGGCAAAATACAATATACTCACCCTGTTTCCCACCATTGCCAACGCCTACAGGTTAAAGGAAATGTTCAATGAGTTCTGGTCATTTAAGAGCATGGAGGAGGCGGGTGGATACCTGACCTACTGGTGCGATCTGGTCGAGGAATCAGGGATACAGCCGTTCAAAAAAGCAGCCAAAACATTATTGGTACATTGGACGGGCATAGTCAATTATGCGGAAACAAAACTCAACAACGGAATTCTTGAAGGGATCAATTCAAAAATTCAGCTGGCCAAGAAGAGGGCCAGGGGATATAGAAATATCGACAATTTCATTAACATGATCTATTTCATTGCAGGTAAGCTCAAATTTGATTACCCACAGTATTCCATATAG
- a CDS encoding nucleotidyltransferase family protein, with protein MQTTKPTLLILAAGMGSRYGGNKQIDGFGPNNETILEYAIYDAIQAGFGKVVFIVRTEILDLVKDRFLQKINDQIQVEFVIQSLTSLVPAAYQNPERTKPYGTAHAVLCAKEVIQEPFAVINADDFYGKEAIDRLGAFLTQPQADNQHCMVGYALKNVLSKHGTVNRGVCDSNSKGELTGMTEREKIAREDKKVVSRMGEDVLEIDENTPVSMNCWGFQPSFFAETEKRWKVFLEESKDNIKAEFYIPTVVNDLIADRQASVKILEGGETWFGVTYPDDKETVEEALSALHQRGVYPVRLWEQEKVGM; from the coding sequence ATGCAAACAACAAAACCAACACTTTTGATATTGGCTGCGGGTATGGGCTCGCGGTATGGGGGAAACAAGCAGATTGATGGCTTTGGCCCTAATAACGAAACCATTTTGGAATATGCCATTTACGATGCCATCCAGGCCGGGTTCGGCAAGGTGGTGTTTATCGTAAGGACAGAGATCCTTGACTTGGTAAAAGACCGTTTTCTCCAGAAGATAAACGATCAGATCCAGGTCGAATTTGTGATCCAATCCCTCACCAGCCTGGTACCTGCAGCTTATCAAAACCCTGAACGTACAAAACCCTATGGTACCGCCCATGCGGTGCTCTGTGCAAAGGAGGTCATTCAAGAACCTTTTGCCGTGATCAATGCGGACGATTTCTATGGTAAGGAAGCCATCGACCGATTGGGTGCCTTTTTGACCCAGCCTCAAGCCGATAACCAACATTGTATGGTGGGCTATGCCCTTAAAAATGTCCTTTCGAAGCACGGTACCGTCAATCGCGGGGTATGTGATTCAAATAGTAAAGGAGAACTGACGGGCATGACCGAGCGGGAAAAAATAGCCCGTGAAGATAAGAAGGTTGTCAGCCGAATGGGAGAGGATGTCCTTGAGATCGATGAAAATACTCCGGTATCGATGAACTGCTGGGGCTTCCAGCCTTCTTTCTTTGCAGAGACCGAAAAGCGATGGAAGGTATTTCTGGAAGAGAGCAAGGACAATATAAAAGCAGAATTCTATATTCCCACCGTGGTGAACGACCTGATTGCAGATCGGCAAGCCTCGGTCAAGATTTTGGAAGGGGGAGAGACTTGGTTTGGGGTGACATATCCTGATGACAAGGAGACTGTCGAAGAAGCACTATCGGCCCTGCACCAGCGAGGTGTTTATCCAGTAAGACTGTGGGAGCAGGAAAAGGTGGGAATGTAG